A window from Bufo bufo chromosome 1, aBufBuf1.1, whole genome shotgun sequence encodes these proteins:
- the SH2D5 gene encoding SH2 domain-containing protein 5 isoform X1 → MKTSRQEASSGGTCPRTRVITKFAVYVGSFAVKEADSRRRLWIIEEQMRALKDCPRRRAVILKFCLQGVKMYDADGETLLMAHALRRIQYTTCRPEDGQFAFVSRNPHGQPNHLFCHLFLGSQPSEAQVLNLLLCRSFQLQYLALHPEVGEQKDSASGPAKVQRRGIGGVFVRKPLDPEEVSQNVNALVSFRRLLVTEEVKNGSNQSEAPRSSSIESPYCSPTLVRKKAIRSKVLRSGAYRCPKSETPAQERRAEDRSGYAVTELSEKLEALLDAVWFFAGVDRDKSVALLKNDRMGAFLLQPGSECGGQFTLYMSTQCGVIPYKIYTTTQAKYYFEHLPQEFPSLTDLVAHHSGTDSSLFFQLAHGRVNPCYEAQDVKASQQYPLTQHKTTQEPKLKEPAKMAAEQPTCTDVATEPAQMIYDI, encoded by the exons ATGAAGACGTCACGTCAAGAGGCCTCGTCAGGTGGAACGTGCCCAAGAACTCGGGTCATAACTAAGTTTGCAGTG TATGTCGGCTCATTTGCAGTTAAAGAAGCAGACTCTAGGAGGAGATTGTGGATCATAGAGGAACAGATGCGCGCCCTGAAG GACTGCCCTAGACGAAGAGCGGTGATCTTGAAGTTCTGCCTTCAGGGAGTAAAGATGTACGATGCAGACGGAGAG ACGCTGCTCATGGCTCACGCTCTCCGGAGGATCCAGTATACCACATGCAGGCCTGAAGACGGTCAGTTTGCTTTTGTGTCACGTAACCCACATGGTCAACCAAATCACCTGTTCTGCCACCTGTTTTTGGGCAGCCAGCCCAGTGAG GCTCAGGTGCTGAACCTCCTGCTGTGCCGCTCCTTCCAGCTCCAGTACCTGGCACTACACCCCGAGGTTGGTGAACAGAAGGACTCGGCGTCCGGTCCTGCCAAGGTGCAGAGAAGGGGGATCGGTGGTGTCTTTGTGAGGAAGCCGCTGGATCCTGAGGAGGTGTCTCAGAATGTGAATGCCTTGGTGTCCTTCAGAAGACTTCTAGTGACTGAGGAGGTGAAGAATGGCAGCAACCAA AGTGAAGCTCCGAGAAGCTCATCAATAGAGTCTCCGTATTGCTCCCCCACCCTGGTCCGTAAGAAGGCAATACGCAGCAAAGTCCTTCGCTCTGGGGCGTATCGCTGCCCGAAGTCCGAGACCCCTGCCCAGGAGAGAAGAGCAGAAG ATAGATCTGGGTATGCCGTGACCGAGCTCTCGGAGAAGCTGGAGGCTTTGCTGGATGCTGTGTGGTTCTTTGCTGGAGTTGACAG ggacAAATCTGTCGCCCTTCTGAAGAATGACCGTATGGGAGCATTCCTTCTTCAGCCAGGCTCGGAGTGTGGGGGTCAATTCACTCTCTACATGAGCACACAATGTGGGGTAATTCCGTACAAGATCTACACAACGACGCAGGCCAAGTACTACTTTGAG CATCTCCCACAGGAATTCCCCAGCCTGACAGATTTGGTGGCCCACCACTCTGGCACGGACAGCAGTCTTTTCTTCCAGCTGGCTCATGGTCGGGTTAATCCATGCTACGAAGCACAAGATGTGAAGGCCAGTCAGCAGTACCCCCTTACACAGCACAAAACCACACAGGAGCCCAAGCTAAAAGAGCCAGCCAAGATGGCGGCGGAGCAGCCAACATGCACAGACGTAGCCACTGAGCCAGCACAGATGATATATGATATCTGA
- the SH2D5 gene encoding SH2 domain-containing protein 5 isoform X2: protein MKTSRQEASSGGTCPRTRVITKFAVYVGSFAVKEADSRRRLWIIEEQMRALKDCPRRRAVILKFCLQGVKMYDADGETLLMAHALRRIQYTTCRPEDGQFAFVSRNPHGQPNHLFCHLFLGSQPSELQYLALHPEVGEQKDSASGPAKVQRRGIGGVFVRKPLDPEEVSQNVNALVSFRRLLVTEEVKNGSNQSEAPRSSSIESPYCSPTLVRKKAIRSKVLRSGAYRCPKSETPAQERRAEDRSGYAVTELSEKLEALLDAVWFFAGVDRDKSVALLKNDRMGAFLLQPGSECGGQFTLYMSTQCGVIPYKIYTTTQAKYYFEHLPQEFPSLTDLVAHHSGTDSSLFFQLAHGRVNPCYEAQDVKASQQYPLTQHKTTQEPKLKEPAKMAAEQPTCTDVATEPAQMIYDI, encoded by the exons ATGAAGACGTCACGTCAAGAGGCCTCGTCAGGTGGAACGTGCCCAAGAACTCGGGTCATAACTAAGTTTGCAGTG TATGTCGGCTCATTTGCAGTTAAAGAAGCAGACTCTAGGAGGAGATTGTGGATCATAGAGGAACAGATGCGCGCCCTGAAG GACTGCCCTAGACGAAGAGCGGTGATCTTGAAGTTCTGCCTTCAGGGAGTAAAGATGTACGATGCAGACGGAGAG ACGCTGCTCATGGCTCACGCTCTCCGGAGGATCCAGTATACCACATGCAGGCCTGAAGACGGTCAGTTTGCTTTTGTGTCACGTAACCCACATGGTCAACCAAATCACCTGTTCTGCCACCTGTTTTTGGGCAGCCAGCCCAGTGAG CTCCAGTACCTGGCACTACACCCCGAGGTTGGTGAACAGAAGGACTCGGCGTCCGGTCCTGCCAAGGTGCAGAGAAGGGGGATCGGTGGTGTCTTTGTGAGGAAGCCGCTGGATCCTGAGGAGGTGTCTCAGAATGTGAATGCCTTGGTGTCCTTCAGAAGACTTCTAGTGACTGAGGAGGTGAAGAATGGCAGCAACCAA AGTGAAGCTCCGAGAAGCTCATCAATAGAGTCTCCGTATTGCTCCCCCACCCTGGTCCGTAAGAAGGCAATACGCAGCAAAGTCCTTCGCTCTGGGGCGTATCGCTGCCCGAAGTCCGAGACCCCTGCCCAGGAGAGAAGAGCAGAAG ATAGATCTGGGTATGCCGTGACCGAGCTCTCGGAGAAGCTGGAGGCTTTGCTGGATGCTGTGTGGTTCTTTGCTGGAGTTGACAG ggacAAATCTGTCGCCCTTCTGAAGAATGACCGTATGGGAGCATTCCTTCTTCAGCCAGGCTCGGAGTGTGGGGGTCAATTCACTCTCTACATGAGCACACAATGTGGGGTAATTCCGTACAAGATCTACACAACGACGCAGGCCAAGTACTACTTTGAG CATCTCCCACAGGAATTCCCCAGCCTGACAGATTTGGTGGCCCACCACTCTGGCACGGACAGCAGTCTTTTCTTCCAGCTGGCTCATGGTCGGGTTAATCCATGCTACGAAGCACAAGATGTGAAGGCCAGTCAGCAGTACCCCCTTACACAGCACAAAACCACACAGGAGCCCAAGCTAAAAGAGCCAGCCAAGATGGCGGCGGAGCAGCCAACATGCACAGACGTAGCCACTGAGCCAGCACAGATGATATATGATATCTGA
- the HP1BP3 gene encoding heterochromatin protein 1-binding protein 3: MPIRRSVNSSSQEAAPKNRPAETEEKKKAEADASSEESASTGEEQETETPPATSSETEQPKESETNEDKKAEGGVSEEAKKDGDKEQSKEKEKKVKKTIPSWATLSASQLARAQKQTHMASSSRPKMDEILTEAIKACFQKTGASVVAIRKFIIGKYPSLELEKRGYLLKQSLKRALQRGNIRQVKGKGASGSFVVVSNSSKSASKSRDKKKSSAAAGDQPNVKLEDILPLAFTRLCEPKEASYSLIKKYVSQYYPKLKVDVRPQLLKNALQRAVEKGQLEQITGKGASGTFQVKRAGDKPLLSGGGFEDAILSAITAMNEPKTCSTTAIKKYVLENHPGVNSSFQVHLLKRTLQKCEKNGWMEQISGKGFSGTYQLSFPYYPSPYVLFPDKASEEEEDEEEDESDSESEEEEESEEESEDEEPPPKRRMQKKAAPSKSRSRAPPPKPKKSAPAPRGKAKSAPKKAPVPPPPKAKKGKAPSPPPVLAKKPASRASKKPAPAKKAAKPAAKGKSSPRKSLRSRK; the protein is encoded by the exons ATGCCGATCCGCCGCTCTGTCAATTCCTCCAGCCAGGAGGCTGCCCCGAAAAACCGCCCCGCGGaaacggaggagaagaagaaAGCAG AGGCCGATGCCAGCTCCGAGGAGTCAGCATCCACTGGAGAGGAGCAAGAGACCGAGACGCCCCCTGCAACCTCCAGCGAGACGGAGCAGCCAAAGGAGTCTGAGACCAATGAAGATAAGAAGGCTGAGGGGGGCGTGAGCGAGGAGGCCAAAAAAGA TGGTGACAAGGAGCAGTctaaagaaaaagagaagaagGTGAAGAAGACCATTCCATCATGGGCCACACTCTCTGCCAGCCAGTTAGCCCGGGCACAAAAACAGACCCATATGGCGTCCTCCTCTCGCCCCAAGATGGACGAAATTCTGACTGAAGCCATCAAG GCCTGTTTCCAGAAGACCGGGGCCTCTGTTGTGGCAATTCGAAAATTTATCATCGGCAAGTACCCTTCTTTAGAGCTGGAGAAAAGGGGATACCTGCTGAAGCAGTCTTTAAAGAGAGCACTGCAGAGAGGAAATATCCGCCAG GTCAAGGGGAAGGGAGCATCTGGCAGCTTTGTAGTTGTGTCCAACTCCTCAAAATCTGCATCAAAGTCCAGAGACAAGAAG AAGAGCAGCGCTGCGGCTGGGGATCAACCCAATGTCAAACTGGAAGACATCCTGCCGCTGGCGTTCACCAGACTGTGCGAACCCAAGGAAGCGTCTTACAGCCTCATCAAGAAATACGTGTCACAATATTACCCCAAGCTTAAGGTGGATGTCAG GCCTCAGCTCCTGAAGAACGCTCTGCAGAGAGCAGTGGAGAAGGGCCAGTTGGAGCAGATCACTGGAAAAGGAGCTTCTGGCACATTCCAG GTGAAGCGGGCAGGAGATAAACCCCTTCTGAGCGGAGGAGGGTTTGAGGATGCCATTTTGtctgccatcacagccatgaacgAGCCCAAGACCTGCTCCACCACTGCCATCAAGAAATATGTGCTGGAGAACCACCCAGGGGTGAACTCAAGCTTCCAGG TTCACCTGCTGAAGAGGACCCTGCAGAAGTGCGAGAAGAATGGCTGGATGGAGCAGATCTCTGGGAAAGGCTTCAGCGGCACATACCAGCTCAGCTTTCCCTATTACCCCAG TCCCTATGTGCTGTTCCCAGACAAGGcatctgaagaggaggaagatgaggaggaggacgagtcTGACAGTGAatccgaagaggaggaggagtctgaagaagaatcTGAGGATGAGGAGCCTCCTCCAAAGAGGAG GATGCAGAAGAAGGCAGCTCCTTCTAAATCCAGGTCCAGAGCTCCTCCACCTAAACCCAAGAAGAGCGCTCCAGCTCCTCGAGGAAAAGCAAAGAGTGCCCCCAAAAAGGCCCCGGTACCACCTCCCCCTAAAGCGAAGAAGGGAAAAGCTCCTTCCCCACCTCCTGTCCTTGCCAAAAAACCAGCCAGCCGGGCCTCAAAGAAGCCAGCACCTGCAAAGAAAGCTGCAAAGCCTGCAGCGAAGGGCAAGTCCAGCCCGAGGAAATCGCTGAGGTCTAGGAAGTGA